Proteins encoded by one window of Bubalus bubalis isolate 160015118507 breed Murrah chromosome 4, NDDB_SH_1, whole genome shotgun sequence:
- the LOC102394127 gene encoding taste receptor type 2 member 31-like codes for MIALLSTVFSILVIIQFVLGNFASGFIALVNCIAWVKRQKISSTDAIVTAMAVSRIVLLCVMLIHWYYILLHPALYSLKVRTIVHVAWTISNHYSTWLATSLSIFYLLKIANFSSLTFLHLKWRVKSVVLMMLLGTSFILVLQVVVISVSGTMQRSEFEGNFTRKTKLRDILWLSHVTLLILGNLTPFTMSLISFLLPIFSLWKHLMKMQLNGKGFQDPCTKVHIKAMQTVVSFLLLFAFYFLVLIISIWRPKKLHEEPFLLLFPTVEVIYPSVHSFILIWGNRKLTQAFLLFLWQLGCWLKDRK; via the coding sequence ATGATAGCTCTACTATCAACCGTTTTTTCCATCCTAGTAATAATACAATTTGTTCTGGGAAATTTTGCCAGTGGCTTCATAGCCCTGGTGAACTGCATTGCTTGGGTCAAGAGACAAAAGATCTCCTCAACTGATGCGATTGTCACTGCTATGGCAGTCTCCAGAATTGTTTTGCTCTGTGTAATGTTAATACATTGGTATTATattttgcttcatccagctttATATAGTTTAAAAGTAAGAACTATTGTTCATGTTGCCTGGACAATAAGCAATCATTATAGCACCTGGCTTGCTACTAGCCtcagtatattttatttgttgaagaTAGCCAATTTCTCCAGCCTAACTTTTCTTCACCTGAAGTGGAGAGTTAAAAGTGTAGTTCTCATGATGCTTCTGGGAACTTCATTCATTTTGGTTTTACAAGTTGTAGTTATAAGTGTAAGTGGGACTATGCAGAGAAGTGAATTTGAAGGAAACTTCACACGGAAGACCAAACTGAGGGATATTTTATGGCTTTCACATGTGACCCTGCTCATTCTAGGAAACCTCACACCCTTTACTATGTCCTTAATATCTTTTCTGCTACCAATCTTTTCCCTGTGGAAACATCTCATGAAGATGCAGCTCAATGGCAAAGGATTCCAAGATCCCTGTACGAAGGTCCATATAAAAGCCATGCAAACTGTCGTCTCCTTTCTCTTGCTATTTGCCTTTTACTTTCTGGTTCTAATCATATCAATCTGGAGGCCTAAAAAACTGCATGAGGAaccatttcttttgcttttcccaaCAGTTGAAGTCATCTATCCTTCAGTCCACTCATTTATCCTGATTTGGGGAAACAGAAAGTTAACACAGGCCTTTCTGTTGTTTCTGTGGCAGCTGGGGTGCTGGCTGAAAgataggaaatag